DNA from bacterium:
AACGAGGCCCAGGCCTCGGCCCCGCCGTAGCCGATGGTGCTGTCCGTGGTCTCGCCGGCGGCGTTGATCGCGATGAAGGTCGGATATCCTCTCACGCCGTACTTCTTGGCGATCTCGGGACCCTCTCCCTTCTCGCAGTCGATCTGCACCAGGACCACGTGGTTCAAGGCTTCCTTGATGACATCCGATCCGTTCACCTCACGGGCGAACACCTTGCAGCTGGGTCACCAATCCGTGTAGAAGTCGATGACCAGCGGCTTGTCCTCCTGCACCGCGCGGGCGAGCGACGACTTGAAGTCGCCGGGCTCCATGGCCGCCGCGGCGTGCGCGAGCACCAGCAGGACCAGCGTATGTGCCATCGACATGGCGCGGATTCGTTCGATGCGTTTCAAGTCGGACCTCCAGACGGGGGACATCGTGGCGGGAGTGAACGAGGGATAGTTTACAACATATCACGTATGATGTTCCCCGCCAAATGTCCGGCAAATGACAGGGGTCATTCCATCCGACCGCGGAAGCGATCCCGCAGAGAGCCGGCGTGGCGGGCGAAATCGGGCAGGGGGTCTTCCCAGCGGAAGAGCGACCACTCGGACCGCAGCACGTCCTTCAACCAGGAGCCGAGCCCCATCTCGCCCCTGCGCATCAGGGCGAGGCACGCCGACACGTCCTCCATCAGCAGCGCCGAGCCGCACCCCTCCCGGTAACGCAGGATCTCGGGCACCTCCTCGCCGAGGGCGTCGCGGTAGGCCATCATGGTCACGTCGACGCCGCAGCGCGCCGCGAACTCGTTGAAGGACCAGGGACGCGTGTTGACCTCGATGAGCCGGAAGTGGCCGTCACGCGGATCGCGCTTGAACTCCACCGAGAAGATGCCGCGGTATGGCATGTCCGCGAAGAGCTTGCGGATGGCGGCTGCGGCTTCCGCAACCGCCGCGAGGGGCTCGCTGATCATGTAGCTGCTGTCGCCGAAATCGGGCGGGTACATGCGTTTGCGTTGCCTGGCGAAGAGGGCCCGGATCCGTCCCCGCGCATCGATGAAACCGTCGACGAAGTGGTGCTGATCCGCCCCTCCGGGGACGTATTCCTGCAGCAGCACCTCGAGTCCGGCGTCGGCGATCTCCTCGAGCAGGCGGCTGGCCTCCGCCGCCGAACCGACGCGGAACGCCTTGCGCCCGAAGCGCAGGCGGAACGCCTGGCTGTCGCAGGGCTTCAGGAACCAGTCCCGGGGCTCGCCGCCCATGATGGATTCCAGGTCGCGCTCGCAGGCCACGGGCGAGGTGCTGGGCTGATGGATGCCGAGCCGGCCCAGGGTCGCGGACAGGGTCTTCTTGTCCGTGAGGATCGCGTGGGTCTCGCGTGAAGGGAGGCTGGTCAAGAAGCGCCTGCCGTTCGACTCGGCCCGGCCGACCACGGCGCGCGTCCAGTGATCGCTGCAGGGGATCAGGACCGCCTCGTCCAGGGGCAGCGCGCCCAGCAGGTCGTCCAGGCCGGCTGGCGAGGGGACTGGTATCGTGCCCGGGGGGAAATGGCGCGCCCAGCGCGACCTGGAAACGAAGTCCGGCTGTTCGGAGACCAGGCGCAGCGGGATCCCGTTGCGGCCGAGGCTGCGGACGACGCCCAGGGCGGTCAGGAATCCGCCGAACACGACGGCGGGAATGTCGGCCTTGCCAGTTCCGGACACCGGGATTCTCCCCCTTTTGTTCCGAGCCGATGCCGCCAATTGACACCTTAGCCGGCCATCGTGCAAGGTCTGATGCCACTTCGTCCCGCGAACACGGCTTGTGCTCGCGGAGCGCGACGCGATAAGGTAGCAAGGATCGCGCCGGACTCCTGTTCCCGTATCTGGAGGCATGAAATGAGCCGCATATGGGTGTTGACGGTCGTGCTGACGGTCGCCGCGTCGCTCGCCGCGGCCGCGGAGCCGCCCGAGGGCATGGTTTTGATACCAGGCGGCGCCTACGCCATGGGGATGCACGACGGCGAGGACAACCCCCTGCACGAGGTCGCCGTCTCGCCGTTCTACATGGACCGGACCGAGGTGACCAACGCCGGGTACCTGGCCTTCTGCGAGGAGACCGGGCGCGACCTGCCGGTCTTCTGGGGCATGGAGCTTTTCCGCTGCGGACCGGACTATCCGGACAACCCCATCGTGGGCGTCAGCCACTCCGATGCGATCGCCTACGCCGAGTGGGCCGGCAAGCGTCTGCCGACGGAGGCCGAGTGGGAGTTCGCCGCGCGCGGCGGGCTGGTGGGCAAGATGTTCCCCAACGGCGACGACGCCGATCCCCTCGCGGTCAATCACAAGGGGGCGGGATACGAAGGCACCCTGCCGGTCGGTTCGCTCCTGCCCAACGGCTACGGCCTGCACGACATGTCGGGAAACGTGCGCGAATGGGTGCTCGACCGCTACGACCCGGACTACTATCGCGAGTGCCCGGCCGAGAATCCCCAGGGGCCAGAGCAGGGACGCTTCCGTGTGATCCGGGGCGGCGGCTGGTACTCGGGGGCGTTCTGCAACCACATCGACCGCCGCAACGGCCTGCCGTCCAATTTCGGCGACTTCAACGTGGGCTTCCGGTGCGCGAAGGACGTGGAGACCGCGGCAGACTAGCCGGTACCGCCCAGCCGCGTCAGGAATCCAGCACCTCGCGCACCTTGCGCGCCAGGGTCTCCTTGGTGAAGGGCTTCTGGAGGAAATGGGTGCCGTCGTCCAGCACGCCGCGGTGCGCAATCACGTTCTCGGTATAGCCGGACATGTAGATGACCTTGAGATCCGGCATGTGAGCGCGCAGCTCGTCGAAGCAGGTCTTGCCGCTCATGCGCGGCAGGACCACGTCGGTGAGCAGCAGGTCCATCTCGGCGCCCTCCGCCCCGCCAAGACGGATCGCCTCGTCCGGGTGCGCCGCCTCGAGAACGGTGTACCCCAGGCGGGCGAGTATCCGGCGGGTGATGCGCCGCACCTCCTGTTCGTCCTCCAGCAACAGTATCGTCTCGCTGCCGGCGGGGGCCGTTCTTTCCCTCTTCGCGGCGGAGGCGCCCGCGGGCGTCTCGCTGGACGGCAACAGGATCTTGATCGTCGTCCCCCTGCCCAGCTCGGAGTACAACTCGATCGAGCCGCCGTGCTGCTTGACGATGCCGTAGACCGTGGAGAGCCCGAGACCCGTGCCCTGTCCTGTATCCTTGGTCGTGAAGAAGGGCTCGAAGACCAGCTTCTGGGTCTGCTCGTCCATGCCCTGGCCCGAGTCGCTGACCGCCAGCATCACGTAGCTGCCGGGCCGCGTCTGCAGGTGGTTGCGGTGGTAGGTTTCGTCCAGCTCCACGTTCTGCGTCTCGATGGTCAGCTTGCCGCCCGTGGGCATGGCGTCCCGCGCGTTGACGGCCAGGTTGAACAGGATCTGTTCGATCTGTCCGGGATCGAAGTTGGTGGGTTTCAGGTCGCGATCGGGCATCACGAGCAGGTCGATGTCCTCGCCGATCAGCCGGCGCAGCATGATCTCGGCCCTGGCCACGGCCTCGTTGATGTCGATGTCGCGGGGATCGATGATCTGCTTGCGGCTGAACGAGAGCAGCTGGCTGGTCAGGTCGGCCGCCCTGCGGGCCGCGCGTCCGATATCGGCGATGTCCCGACGCGCCGGATCCGACAGGGACACGGATTCGAGCAGCATGTCGCCGTTGTTGATGATCACCGTCAGCAGGTTGTTGAAGTCGTGCGCGATGCCGCCCGCCAGGCGGCCGATGGCCTCCATCTTCTGCGACTGCAGGAGCTGCTCGCGGAGAACCTCGCGTTCCCGCTCGGCCTCCCGTCGGTCCGTGATGTCCTCGCCCGAGCTCAACGTCCCGATGATCCTGCCCGCCGCGTCGCGCAGGTAGGTGTTGCGCCAGGCGATCAGCCGCATCCCGCCCGCGCGCGTCTGGACGTGGTTCTCGAACGCCTCGAGCGCCTCCAGTTCGCCGTTCATGATGCGCGAGAAGACCGTCTTCACTTCGGCGCGGCTTGCCGCGGGTATGCAGCACTCGAACCAGTTGCGGCCCAGCAGCTCATCCTCGCGGCAACCCAGGAGCGAGAGGGCTTTCCGGTTGGCGAGGGTCACCTCGCCCTCGCGATCCAGGGCCACGAGCATCACCGACGCGATGTCGAGGTACTGCTGCACCCTGTCCCTCTCCGCGCGCAGGGTGTCCTCGGCCCGGCGCAGTTCCGAGATGTCGACGAAGGTGATGATGACCTCGGCGGGTTTCCGGCCGTCCCCCTCGAAGACCGGCTCCGTGTTGACCAGCAACCAGCGGGTTCCGGCGGGGTCGTCGGCGAACAGGCCGCGGACCTGGTTGCGCAGGGGCTTGCCGGTCCGCAGGGTGATCATGGAAGGATGATCCTCGCCGGGCACGGGCGTGCCGTCCGCCAGGCTCATCCGCCACGCGGGATCGGTGCTTGACATCGCGACGGGATCGCCGGCGAGCGGCGGCAGGATCTCGGCGGCCATGCGGTTGGCGTACACGATCTCGCCGTCGGCCCTCTGAACGATTATCCCGGCCTGGACGGCGTCGAACATCCGGCGATAGCGGCTCTCATCCATCATTCCGATCACCGTTCCGGCGTCATTCGAGTGGGCGAGCTGCTGCCTGTCCAGGTGCAAGCCGCGGGTCGCGGGGCAGGTCGAGTGGAAACGCGAGCCGCGGGTCTGGACCGTCATCCAGTCTGCGCGATAATCATCTGGTTTACAAGTGGGTATCCCTGTGCGGATGATGGACTCCGGAGGTCCGCGATGTTCCGCGACCGTTGCTCTAAGATTCTCGCATACGCCATTCTACCGCTGTCGAGCCTGCTCAGCTACGGCCTGCTCGATCGCCGGATCGCGTATCTCTGCGCGGAGATCCCCGACTCCGTGATCGACGTGCTCGGTCCCATCACGGATTTCGGCAGGTCGCAGGGGTATCTGATAGGCGGCGCGCTGGCGGCGCTGGTCTTTCGCTTCGTTCTCAAGCAGCCCCGGTTGCTGACGGCCGCCGTGCTCCTGGTCTCGTCCGTCGCCCTGTCGGGGATCGCCACCAACGTCCTGAAGCTCCTGGTCGGGCGCAGCCGCCCCTACAACCTGCTGCGCCACGACGAGTACGGCTTCGTGCCTTTCAAGATCGACTACGCCTACAATGCGTTCCCGTCGGGCCACACGGCCACGGTCGTCGCCGTCGCGCTCAGCCTCTCGTTCGCCTTTCCCCGCTGGCGCATCCCCCTGTTCAGCGTCGGCGCGGTCGTGGCGTCGACGCGCATCCTCATGAACCACCACTTCCTGAGCGACGTGATCATGGGCATGGTGCTGGCGATCGCGATCACCTCGACGATGGCACGCTGGACGTCGTGCCGGACCTGGGGACTGGCCGGGATGATCACGGATCTCGACGAGTGGCCCGCCCGGTCCCTGCCGGGCTACCGGTCCGCGCGCGGTCCGGACTCTCGAGGACGGGGACGGCTCACCCGGCGCCCGGACCGTAGACCTGCCGCGGACAGAGCTGCTCGGGGAACCGGTCAAGCAGCCGGCAGCGCACCAGATAGCAGAGGTGGCAGTCGCTGACGTAGTCCTCGCCCTCCGGCAGGCCGTACCGCTCGGCCAGCGCGGCCGGGCCTCCCTGCAGCAACGGTCCCACGATGGGGTGGGCCGACGGGTCGTAGGCGGCCATCACCTCCGCCAGGGGCGTCCGCCAGATGTTGCCTATGGACACGCCCTGACAGACGAAGACGTTGCCGAAGGGATCGAGGTGCACGCGCGACGGGCTGGCCAGTTCCTCGCCCGTGCACTCGGTGAAGCAGGAGAAAGGCCGCCGCGGCAGGCCCGCGGCGAGCTTCTCCACAGCGCGGCCCTTGAGCAGGACGTCCCCGCCGACGACGGGCTCGCCCTTCGTCTGTCCCGGCCATGCGAGGGCCGCCGGAGCCTCGATGCAGATGCTGTCGGCGGCCAGGCCCAGGTTCCGCGCCGCCTCCCTCGCCCGGCGGGCGGGGCTCCGCCCGGGGTCCTCGCAGTGGAAGGCGTCGTCGGAGACCGAGAGCGAATCCAGCCCGGCCTCGCGCAGCGGCGCCAGCCACAGCTCGGCGTCGCGCACCGTGGTCGCCCAGTAGCAATTCGTCACGAGATGACAGGACAGGCCGCGACTCTTGCCCAGGCGCACGGACGCCTCGAGCAGCGGATAGTAGAGGAAGGGTTCGCCGCCCTCGAAGAACAGCTCCTCCACGCCCGCGCCGTCGGCCTGGGCGATGGCCGTCTCCACCTGCTCCAGCGTGAAGGTGCCCTCGGCGGAGGGGCCGCAGTACAGGAAGCAATGATCGCATTCGTAGAGGCAGGTGTAGGTCAGCAGGACGTGCAGGCCCTTCAGATCGCCCACGGCGCATGCCCCCGGATCATTGATAGACGGTCTTTACCGTTCCCCAGCTCGCCTTCTCCGTGGGAACGACCGTGAACGTGTGGGGGGACGGGCCGATCCCGCTGCCGAAGCTCACCAACACCCCCCAACTGTATGTCTCCACCACCCAGGTCCCTCCGGTCACGTTGATCCCCGTGCTGCCGAAGCACGTGTTCACGTAGGTATGGAGCGTGATCCCCCAGGTGCCGTGGGAATAGACGAAGGGGAAGTCGGGCGTGAAGGTCTGGCTGTTGCAGGGCAGATCGTCCCGGCAGAGTTCGTCTTCGTCGGGAGGGTCCAGACAGATCACCGGCCTGGCCGTTTCGGGAGCGTAGCTGCACGGATCGCCCCCGACGTAGCTCCACGCGATCTGAAAGGGATTGGGATCGGGATTCGTGATGATCTCGCCGTTCGCGGGCGACATGATCTCGGCCACCGGCGGGAAGTCATCCGCCTGGAAGGCCGTGAAGGTGATCTCCGCTACGGCTTCGAGCGGCAGGCCCTGGTCGAAGACCACCGTCCAGGGCGCCGACATCGCCGACTGGGCCGCGGCCAGGCCGATGCCCCAGTAGAGGGCGGCGAATTCCTCGTTCTCCTGGGCACTGAACCCGTCGCCCGACCAGGCCAGCTCGAAGGTCCTGTCGGGTGTCGTGAGATGGCAGGTGGTAGCGCCGACCTTGTTCGCGGCGAAGAAGAGCACGTATTCGTAGGCGCTTTCCGGCGACGGGCGGTAGCGCCCCGCGCCCATCTCCAGTTCGTTTCCGCCGGCACCCGCAGGCGACGGGCAGAAGGCCGCGATGGCGATCAAGACCCGCGATAGCATAGTGAGTCCCTGCTTCATCGGATGATCCCTCCTGTGGTGCCGGGCGACGGTATGCGAACGGAGTCGAACTAGGTCCGATGCGATCGGATAAGAACGCCCCCCTGCGCCCGGTCGGCCACACGACACTAGCATCACCGGTTGCGAGCGGTCAACCGCGTCGCCGGGCCGGTCCTCGGTCGCTGCGGGAATCGCGTCGTGGCTCCCATACGACGGCGCCCGGCTCGGGGGAGCCGGGCGCCGTCTCTCGTCCAATCCGGGCGTCGTCTAGCCGAGCTGGTCCGGCATCACGACCGCGCCGAACTTCTTCTTCAGCGCCTTCAGTCCCTTCTCCCACTCGGCGTAGACCTTGAACAGCTGCTTCGGCAGCTTCTCCTCCTTGCCGAAGGCCTCGCGCTGCAGGTCGATCCGCTTCAGGATCAGGTCCACGTAGATCGAGAACTGCTTGTCGTACAGATCCTTCGGGTACTTCTTGCCGATAGTCTCAGCGAAGGTCTCCTTGAGCTCCTCGTACCTGGGGATGAAGCCGATGGGCGTCTCGATCCCCTCGTAGTCGCCGTGAGCGAAGCGGGCCAGCCAGGTCAGCCAGGCCTTCACGTCGCGCTTCTCGCCCAGCAGCTTGGCGCCCTCGCCGCCGCGGGCCCTATGGGTCAGGAAGTAGTTCAGGCCGGCGAGGACCGGACGGCCCTTCTTGCTGTACTTGTCGCTGCCGAAGAACTTGAACTGGACGCGCATGTAGTCGGCCAGTGCGCCGGGGATGAAGGGGGCGTTGGCCCAGGGCTGCCGCTTCACGCCGCTGGCGCCCACCTCGGTCGCCGTGGCGGCCGAGACGATCGAGGCGCCGATCACCACGCCGTGATCCGAGTTCTTGCCGACCCAGACGGGAGGCATGGTGTCGGCGTCGCGGCCGGAGTAGGTAACGACCTTGACCGGCGCACCCTTGGGGGACTCGCCCACCTCGGGACTGTAGTTGCCGATGGCCTTGCCGCGCAGCGTGCAGCGCGCGTTCGGGTGGGAGATGGGGATCTCCTTGCCGTTCTTGTCGGTCTTGCCCTCGAACCACTCGCCCTGGAAGTTCACGCCCTTCTTGGGGTGTTTCTCGCCGTTTCCCATCCAGTGGGGCACGCCCTTGTCGTCGATCAGGACGTTGGACCAGATGACCTCGGTCCCCTTCTCGCGCAGGCACTTCATCAGGTAGGGATCGCCCTCGCGGTTCACGTCGGCGACGATGCCGAAGATGCCCTGCTCGGGGTTGATGGCGCGCATCGTGCCCCGGCCGTCGATCCACATCTGGGCCAGGTCGTCGCCGATGAACTCGGTGCCGGCCATGGCCGTGGTGGTCTTGCCGCAGCCGCTCGGGGCGGCGCCGGCGAACCAGGTGATCCGCCCGCTCTTCTCCTTCATGCCGGTGATGAACATGTGCTCGGAGAGCTCCTCGCCGCCCCCGTAGTATGTGGCCAGGTCCACGGCGAAGCGGTGGTTGCCCTTCTTGAGCAGCAGCGTGTTGCCGGCGTAGGTGCAGAAGGTGCTGAAGGTGGTCAGCCAACTGCGGTCCATGAAGACGCGGGCGTTGGGCAGATCCTCGGGTCGGTTCTGGCCCTCGCTGTGCACGTTGGTCAGCAGGTAGCCGGCCTTCTTGACCTGCGCGTCGAAGCGGTCGTAGCAGTGCCGGTAGAGCATGTCGCCGGAGTGCATGACGTAGGTCGAGGAGGTGATCTCCAGGGCGGGCAGCGCCATCTTGGCGCCGGCCGGGCCGCGGCTGAAGAAGCCGACGAACATGGTCTTGCCCTTCATGATGCCCGTCATGTGGGTCTTGACGTATGCCAGGGCATCCGCGCGGGACATCTTGTTGCCCAGGACGCTGACCGGCTCGCCCTCGTTGATGATGTAGTAGGTACGGTCGACGATGCGGCCCTGCTCCTCGGGCAGATCGTAGTGGATCGTGTGATCCTTCATGGCGAGGGGCTTCTCCTCGCCCTTCGCCAGGCTCATCTCCCGGACAGCCGCCATGTCCTTGGGCGACCCGGTGGTGATGAAGACCTTGTCCGGTTGGCACATCGCGATGGCGTTGGCGATCTTCAGGAGGGCCTCTTTGTTCTTGATCTTCTCGAGCCTCGCCAGGTGCTTCTTGTCGAGCTTCTCCTTGAACAGCCTTCTCGCCTCGTCGATCGACTGGATGCCGCCCACGTGCGCGAGGATGTCGACACCCTTCTTCAGCTTCAGCATCGCTGCCTCCTTAGACCTCTAAACCCATCCCCGCGGCCCGGCCGGACACGCCACGCTTCACCGAGCGGGGCCGGGCGGCGGAAACCTAATCGAAGACCGGAAATCAGGAAGCCAACGATAACAGCCGGGAGGCCGGGTCTCAAATCGATTCTGCGGTTTTCAGCCCACCTCCACCATCTCGATCTCGAAGCCGAGGGTCAGGCCGGCCAGCGGATGGTTGCCGTCGAGGGTCACCGCGTCGCCTTCGAGCGCGACCACCGAGACCATGTAGGTCTCGCCCTCGGGCGACTGAACCTGCAGGGGCATCCCGACCTCCAGCTCGATGTCCTCGGGGATCTGGGAGCGTTCGATGGGCTGCACCATGCTCTCGTCGCGCTCGCCGAAGGCCTTGTCCGGCCCGAGGGTGATCTCCTTGGTGTCGCCGGGCGCCATGCCGATGGCGGACTCCTCGAACCCCTCGATGGTCCTGCCCTCGCCGATCGTGAATTCCAGGGGGTTCCGTTCGCGGGAGGAGTCGAAAACCGTACCGTCCTCGTACCTGCCCGTGTAGTGGATCTTGACCGTGCTGCCGTTTTCCGCTCTCGCCATCGTTAGCTCCTTGATTGTGGCTGGCCGTCACGGGAGCCAACATAATAATCGAACAGCTCGTTGCACGGAATTTATCGGAGAATCGCCGCGTGTCGTCGGTGAGGGCCCGATGCGATCAACATCATCGGTGCAGCAAGGCTCAAGACTCCCCCCGAGCGGCCGATCTTGAAAAGGGTAGGTCCCTGACGGCTCCGGAGGTGTCCCGTGCTGCTGCAAAGACGATGGCCGGCTTGCGTCGCGCTCGCGATTATCGTTTCCCTCGCCCTCGTTTCCTGCTCGGGAAGCGGCGGTGGCGACGACGGGGGAAGCACGACCGGGCCGGGCGACGTCACGCCGCCCAGCGTGGTCTCGGTCAGCCCCGCGGCTGGAGCTGCCGACGTGGACGTCGGTACGACCCTCGTGGTGACCTTCTCGGAAGCGATCGACGCGTCCTCGGTCGGCGCCAATACGATCCAGCT
Protein-coding regions in this window:
- a CDS encoding formylglycine-generating enzyme family protein, which translates into the protein MSRIWVLTVVLTVAASLAAAAEPPEGMVLIPGGAYAMGMHDGEDNPLHEVAVSPFYMDRTEVTNAGYLAFCEETGRDLPVFWGMELFRCGPDYPDNPIVGVSHSDAIAYAEWAGKRLPTEAEWEFAARGGLVGKMFPNGDDADPLAVNHKGAGYEGTLPVGSLLPNGYGLHDMSGNVREWVLDRYDPDYYRECPAENPQGPEQGRFRVIRGGGWYSGAFCNHIDRRNGLPSNFGDFNVGFRCAKDVETAAD
- a CDS encoding peptidylprolyl isomerase, which produces MARAENGSTVKIHYTGRYEDGTVFDSSRERNPLEFTIGEGRTIEGFEESAIGMAPGDTKEITLGPDKAFGERDESMVQPIERSQIPEDIELEVGMPLQVQSPEGETYMVSVVALEGDAVTLDGNHPLAGLTLGFEIEMVEVG
- a CDS encoding phosphatase PAP2 family protein, which gives rise to MFRDRCSKILAYAILPLSSLLSYGLLDRRIAYLCAEIPDSVIDVLGPITDFGRSQGYLIGGALAALVFRFVLKQPRLLTAAVLLVSSVALSGIATNVLKLLVGRSRPYNLLRHDEYGFVPFKIDYAYNAFPSGHTATVVAVALSLSFAFPRWRIPLFSVGAVVASTRILMNHHFLSDVIMGMVLAIAITSTMARWTSCRTWGLAGMITDLDEWPARSLPGYRSARGPDSRGRGRLTRRPDRRPAADRAARGTGQAAGSAPDSRGGSR
- a CDS encoding radical SAM protein — its product is MGDLKGLHVLLTYTCLYECDHCFLYCGPSAEGTFTLEQVETAIAQADGAGVEELFFEGGEPFLYYPLLEASVRLGKSRGLSCHLVTNCYWATTVRDAELWLAPLREAGLDSLSVSDDAFHCEDPGRSPARRAREAARNLGLAADSICIEAPAALAWPGQTKGEPVVGGDVLLKGRAVEKLAAGLPRRPFSCFTECTGEELASPSRVHLDPFGNVFVCQGVSIGNIWRTPLAEVMAAYDPSAHPIVGPLLQGGPAALAERYGLPEGEDYVSDCHLCYLVRCRLLDRFPEQLCPRQVYGPGAG
- a CDS encoding PAS domain S-box protein; this translates as MTVQTRGSRFHSTCPATRGLHLDRQQLAHSNDAGTVIGMMDESRYRRMFDAVQAGIIVQRADGEIVYANRMAAEILPPLAGDPVAMSSTDPAWRMSLADGTPVPGEDHPSMITLRTGKPLRNQVRGLFADDPAGTRWLLVNTEPVFEGDGRKPAEVIITFVDISELRRAEDTLRAERDRVQQYLDIASVMLVALDREGEVTLANRKALSLLGCREDELLGRNWFECCIPAASRAEVKTVFSRIMNGELEALEAFENHVQTRAGGMRLIAWRNTYLRDAAGRIIGTLSSGEDITDRREAEREREVLREQLLQSQKMEAIGRLAGGIAHDFNNLLTVIINNGDMLLESVSLSDPARRDIADIGRAARRAADLTSQLLSFSRKQIIDPRDIDINEAVARAEIMLRRLIGEDIDLLVMPDRDLKPTNFDPGQIEQILFNLAVNARDAMPTGGKLTIETQNVELDETYHRNHLQTRPGSYVMLAVSDSGQGMDEQTQKLVFEPFFTTKDTGQGTGLGLSTVYGIVKQHGGSIELYSELGRGTTIKILLPSSETPAGASAAKRERTAPAGSETILLLEDEQEVRRITRRILARLGYTVLEAAHPDEAIRLGGAEGAEMDLLLTDVVLPRMSGKTCFDELRAHMPDLKVIYMSGYTENVIAHRGVLDDGTHFLQKPFTKETLARKVREVLDS
- a CDS encoding phosphoenolpyruvate carboxykinase (GTP) produces the protein MLKLKKGVDILAHVGGIQSIDEARRLFKEKLDKKHLARLEKIKNKEALLKIANAIAMCQPDKVFITTGSPKDMAAVREMSLAKGEEKPLAMKDHTIHYDLPEEQGRIVDRTYYIINEGEPVSVLGNKMSRADALAYVKTHMTGIMKGKTMFVGFFSRGPAGAKMALPALEITSSTYVMHSGDMLYRHCYDRFDAQVKKAGYLLTNVHSEGQNRPEDLPNARVFMDRSWLTTFSTFCTYAGNTLLLKKGNHRFAVDLATYYGGGEELSEHMFITGMKEKSGRITWFAGAAPSGCGKTTTAMAGTEFIGDDLAQMWIDGRGTMRAINPEQGIFGIVADVNREGDPYLMKCLREKGTEVIWSNVLIDDKGVPHWMGNGEKHPKKGVNFQGEWFEGKTDKNGKEIPISHPNARCTLRGKAIGNYSPEVGESPKGAPVKVVTYSGRDADTMPPVWVGKNSDHGVVIGASIVSAATATEVGASGVKRQPWANAPFIPGALADYMRVQFKFFGSDKYSKKGRPVLAGLNYFLTHRARGGEGAKLLGEKRDVKAWLTWLARFAHGDYEGIETPIGFIPRYEELKETFAETIGKKYPKDLYDKQFSIYVDLILKRIDLQREAFGKEEKLPKQLFKVYAEWEKGLKALKKKFGAVVMPDQLG